TGACATCACACAGATGCAGTGATTTAATGGTAGAAACCAttgttaaagggaatgtccaCAATTAAACATTTTTCAGGCATTTAAAGCACTTTTGATTTGCGTAAAATGTATTTGTACCCAAGTTTAAGTTCTTGGCCAATTCAGATGAATAGGACTAAAATGAATTTTAGGAAACTTCCTCATCTCTAGgtacaatatttattttttttgttgattcTGActttctgcagccaccactagggggagctaactggACAATGTCCTTACATTGAACTCAATAAAAAgcatgtaactgtctgcagccaTGGCAGCCCCCACAGACACTGTATGTCCCTGGACCAATAGGATTGTAATGCACATTTATTGTACAGATAGACATACTTTAttaagagatagatagacagatagaaggataattttacaaaatttcatGGCACTCccaaaaagtaaattaaaatttgaatttactttttgggagtgctgtggaattttttaaaaattatttatttggATGTTGGATCGCCTCCGCAGCCACTGGCACACCACAACTATTTAATCGCTGTGCCGTTCACATCATTTGGAATTatctagatagatatgagatatataatagataatagatagatgatagatagataggagatagataatagataatagatagatagatagatatgagatagatagataatagatagatagatagatagatagatagatgtgagatagatagataatagatagatagatagaaagatagatggatagatagatagatggatagatagataggagatagatagatagataatagataatagatagatagataatagatagatagataggagatagatagatatatactgtagatagataggagatagatagaaatGGAAAAACGGCCAGCCGCACTCCAAAATACCAAGGAAAACGTGTGGTTTATTAACCCAGAGTCAAGCGACATTCCAGCAGCTTGTCGCTGTCTTTATTGAGCCCGGTGCACATTATACAGGCACATTATACAGGCACATTATACAGGCATGCTTTATACAGGCACATTATACAGGCACATTATACAGGCACATTATACAGGCACATTATACAGGCATGCTTTATACAGGCACATTATACAGGCATGCTTTATACAGGCACATTATACAGGCATGCTTTATACAGGCACATTATACAGGCATGCTTTATACAGGCACATTATACAGGCATACTTTATACAGGCACATTATACAGGCACATTGTACAGGCACATTATACAGGCACATTATACAGGCATGCTTTATACAGGCACATTATACAGGCATGCTTTATACAGGCACATTATACAGGCACATTGATCAAACATAAATTGGCATCAATTAAAGCAATTACAATCAAAATTCATAAATACAGTGATACATACGGTTACATAAATTCATGTAAAATACCGCCACAATTTAGCAAGTACAGTGCATATAAATAATAAACTATTAGTACATTGTCCTTTCAAACATGTGGAAAAAATCTTAATGAGCGCAGGTGAATCCCCTAATTGGCGTGAAATTAAAACTCACTGTCAGCTGGATAACTGTATGGAGCCTGCGTCACGAGCTCCGCGGCGTTCCCATTCAGTAACCGCGCATGCGCAAGAGGAACAAATTCCTCCGGcgtctggggactgactagcaaCCACAACCAAGATGGCTGAGACAGCCCCGCAGCTAGTGTGCGCATGTCCAGACCGGGGCCGCCCATCAGTCACTACGTAATCGCAGCCATGTAGATAGATAACAACAAATACAAGGAGCAGGTTGATGAATGAATTTTAAAGCATCCTCTACTGGTATCGGGGTCTAGAGCGCTGCAAACCTGCCATCCACATGCCATATACACATAGGATCACTAGCTTCAGCGTCTTGTCAACCCGTTATGCTGGCCGCAGGGAGACAATACATGAAGTAGAGAAAGGGTGTCACCCGACAGTGACAGGCCACGTTAGTGGACCCATCAGTGTCCATATAGGGGGAATATGGCGTCGCCAGGGAATCCCCGCGAACCGCCTCCCATCCCCCACAAGGGTACACCACTCTCTCACCCGTGCATTTGCGTATCCATGCCAGAGCTATATATAGTGATAATTCAAGCTCCTTAAAAAAGATAAAAGCAAATAAATGAGTGTAAAGACTGTATGGGCGGGCGCCCAACACCGTATGGACCACATCCCGCATCACTGCGGCGATAGCAGTCCAGACATCATGTATGTGGGTAAAGTGCAAACAACATGGGTAGCCAGCTGGGACCGCGATGTACTTCACACCGCACAGCGCCTCAGTCATGGCCCTGAGAATATTTtgaatctaaaaacaaaaagagagGAAAAGTTTTGTATATGGCATGTGGATGGCAGGTTTGCAGCGCTCTAGACCCCGATACCAGTAGAGGATTCTTTAAAATTCATTCATCATCAGCAGAAACCTGCTCCTTGTATTTGCTGTTATCTATCTACATGGCTGCGATTACGTAGTGACTGATGGGCGGCCCCGGTCCGGACATGCGCACACTAGCTGCGGGGCTGTCTCAGCCATCTTGGTTGTGGttgctagtcagtccccagacgCCGGAGGAATCGCGAGATTTGACAGTGAGTTTTAATTTCACGCCAATTAGGGGATTCACCTGCGCTCATTAAGATTTTTTCCACATGTTTGAAAGGACAATGTACTAATAGTTTATTATTTATATGCACTGTACTTGCTAAATTGTGGCGGTATTTTACATGAATTTATGTAACCGTATGTATCACTGTATTTATGAATTTTGATTGTAATTGCTCTAATTGATGCCAATTTATGTTTGATCAATGTGCCTGTATAATGTGCCTGTATAATGTGCCTGTATAATGTGCCTGTAACACATGTGCCTGTATAATGTGCCTGTATAATGTGCCTGTATAATGTGCCTGTAACACATGTGCCTGTATAATGTGCCTGTATAATGTGCCTGTAACACATGTGCCTGTATAATGTGCCTGTATAATGTGCCTGTATAATGTGCCTGTATAATGTGCCTGTATAATGTGCCTGTATAATGTGCACCGGGCTCAATAAAGACAGCGACAAGCTGCTGGAACGTCGCTTGACTCTGGGTTAATAAACCACACGTTTTCCTTGgtattttggagtgctgctggccgtTTTTCCATTTCTAGTTcattggacctaggtgctggtccacactggccggacgtgcacccctCGTCTATATagtgtgagatagatagataggagatagatagatagatagatagatagatattagatagatagataaatagataaatagatattagatagatagatgatagatagatagatagatagataggagatagatagatagatagatagatagatatgagatggatagatagatagatagatagatagatagatagataggagatagatatgagagatagatagatagatggatagatagataggagatagatagataaatagatattagatagatagatgatagatagatagatagatagatagatagatatgagatggatagatagatagatatgagatagatagatagatagatagatagatagatagatagacagtaaGCCTTGACTGGTAATCTGCCTGGTAATAACCCATTGGCTGCTCATTTATTTCCCTGTGAGGTGGAGCTgatgggctccctctagtggtggctgcaggcagcagaATGTTAATCAGGTGCAGGCAGAGGATTTGGATCCCTGTACCGCAAAGATTGAGCTCTGACCCAGCTTGGTGGCACTGGTTTAACTGTATGAGGTGGCATGAAGAGTTAGTAAATGGCACAATACTGCCTTTGGGGGCACTATACATGTAAAGGAGACACTAGACTCATAGGGAGGACCTTTTTTTAGGCACTATTATAGGGAGCAAATATACAAGAACCCACAATAATAGCCATAAGCTGAGGATTGAGATGAAGAGCTGCTCTTGTATGGCTGCGGACACTTACCCGTCTCCTATTTGCATGAAGAGTTGGAGATGAAAATATTGGTACAAAGAGTCCCTTTCATGTCCGATATCTCCGACTTTCACACCTTCCAGATGCCATTGGCCAAATCAGTGACACGAATAGAGAAGGGTCACACAATACATCCAGAGAACAGGTGAGCACGGCTGCAGGATACTATGCAGAGTTCATGAAATTGAAGATCACGACCCTTtaaatgaaaaactaaaaaaatttaaattacttTGAGTCATGTCAAAAAATGTGTTCAGTTGTCAACCTGACTCTTAAAGCCCCAGATTCTTAAAGGGGCTTTCACCCaaattcttaaaggggctgtcacccaGATTATTTAAGGGACTTTCACCCAGATTCTTAAAGGGGATTGTCACCCAGATTATTTAAGGGGCTGTCACCTAAATTATTTAAGTAGCTGTCACCcagattattaaaggggttgttaccCAGATTATTTAAGGGGCTGTCACCTAGATTCTTTACGGGGCTGTCACCTAGATTTTTTAAGGGGCTGTTACCCAGATTCTTTAACCGGTTGTCACCCTGATTCTTAAAGAGGTTGACACTAAGGTCCTTAAAGGGGATTGTCACCCAAattcttaaagggtttgtttAGTTACCCACGTTCTTAAAGGGCTTGTTACCCAGCCGCTTACAAAGATTTGTCACCCAAACACTAAAACAGATTGTCATCCAATTTCAGTTATCAAAAGGGTTGTCGCCCAAATTCTTCAAGGGACTGTCTCCCAGATTTCTAAAGAAGTTGTGACCCAGATTCttaaaggcctcttgcacacaggcTTCGAGTGTGAGAGccagaaaagatgcgggtgcgttgtgggaaaatgcacaattttttcacGTGAGTGCAAAGCGGTTTAATGCGTTTTACGcgctcgtgagaaaaatcggcatgtttggtacccagacccaaaaccggacttcttcacaaaagttcagGTTTTggaatcggtgttgtgtagattttattattttcccttataacatggttataagggaacataatagcattctgaatacagaatgcataataaaatgtccattgaggggttaaaaaaaataaacaattttcacacaacgctcaagtgatgcgtaaaaatcaccgctcatgtgcacagccccatagaagtgaatgggtcaggattcagtgcgggtgcaatgtgttcacgtcacgcattgcacccgggcagaaaactcgctcgtgtgaaaggggccaaaagtTTTTTTACCCAAGTTCTTAAAAGGCATTATCACCCAAATTATAAAAAGGGTTGTCACTTGTCATCCACTTTCAGTTGTCAGAAGGGTTCTCACCCagtttcttaaatgggttgtcatCCCGATTTTTAATGAAGAGCTTGTTATACTGATTCCTAAAGAGGTTGGGACTCAGGTTCTTAAAGGGTTCCTTACCAAGGTTCCTAGAAGGCCCATTACCCAGCTTCTTGGGATTGTTACCCAATTTCAATTTTAAGAAGAGCTGCCACCCAGATTCATAAAGGGATTGTCACCCAGATTCTTAATAAGGAGCTTGTTATACagattcttaaagggtttgtcactCAGTATTTTTAAACTTCCTAAAAGAATGATGCCAAAATGAAAAGCCCCCTATTACACCACAGCAAGTCTAATGGTTGTAAACCCCAACAATCACCTCTTAAAATTGGGGGAAAATGTAGGTGGCCCAAAGCAGGAACCAAGCTTTGTAGGGGCTCTCCATTATGGCTAAAGTTAAATCTAGTTATACCACAATATGGGAGCATGGGACGTATCATCGGTCATTGATGATATGTCCCATGCAAGGATCTTAGTGGGGGGGTCTGACCTTTGATTGTCTACTAATGTATAGGAAGACCAGGCTGAGATTCCTTTGGCTTTTCATTGCCTCCTGTTCCTGTTGTCCGAGAGATTGGGATGGGGGAGGTTAGATACCCTCTGATATCCTATGCATCACACATGAGGATCTGAAGCACTTCTCAATGAAATAAGTGGGCTGTCCATGTAATGTCCACTCTGGCAGATAAATTTGAGTAGTCAAAGAGGTAGAAGCTTGGTTTTTCCACTGCCAGATCTTTGTACAGGGGTAAAAAGGTGAAGACCAGGAAGGAAGGCCACTTAGGTAACACCCTTAAGAGTAGCCCCAACTCAAATTTGTTCAAGGGACACAGCTGATCCACATCCACTTCTTTTCCCACATGAACAAAGGGGTTCCTTCTGGCAGAGGGATTTCCTGTATTATCTCAGAATTCACTGGTAGAGTATTTTAGGTAAAGCTGGGTAGACAATATCCACAgtttaaaggctactttcacacttgcgttgttgttttccggtattgagaaccggcggaggatctcaataccggaagaaaatgtttccatttagtcctcatgcattctgaatggaaagagatctgttcaggatgcatcaggttgTCTTCTGTTCCGGAAGCATTCCGTTttctgaccggacacaaaactgctgcaagctgcggttttgtgtccggtcataaaaactgaaaaaaaaaatggatctgtcacagaaaacaatgtaagtcaatgttgaCACATCCGTTTTTTATGGAgcctaaaaaaacagatccgtcacctattgactttcaatgtatttagtgacagatccgtctttttccgttttgatttcacacaaccgcatcctaacgggaCGATtgcgcatcctaacggaacggttgcgcatcctaacggaacggttgcatcctgatgtgcaaaatcaaaacgcatgcatttaattctgcattgagatcctctgccggatctcaataccggaattctaaaacgcaagtgggaaagtagcctaatacggtCAAATTGTTTTTAATAAATATGTTGACCTTCGGGATCAGACTACGAattgggtttgtttgtagtctgtaaccatggagacacacgcATAGAGTCTGCATACATAAAATGATAGGAGATACTTGATCAAGACTGCACTTCTTACCTTAAAAGAATTGGAACAGAAATATTGGTAGCAAAAGTATACATACCGCCTTACCCAATTAATGCAATTAAAAACATTGGAGATTTACCCAGCTTTTCCTTAGGGGAAGGTGAATGATACATACAGTGTACTAAATATATTGAACTAAATCCTCCCAGCATTCCACCTTACAAGTAATCTTCCCAGACACAATCCTAATAAAGTTAACAGCTGAGAATTGACTGAAGCTATTAGAATCGCTGAACATGAAGAGTAAAGTGCTGCAATGAGACGGGCCGGTCTCGTACATCAATCCAGCACGCTCTAAAATAGATTTCTTATTTCCAATGAAGCATTGATGAATTGTACTCAGGTAGAGCACACTGCCCAGGATATGGCATTTccgaaaagtcatttttcatttgacTCAGGAAATTGATAAATGGCACAGGAGATAAGAGTATCCAGTAATCTAATGTGTTGTTTCTaaagaaaatttttaaaaaagttttctAGTTCTAGATCCaaggcaataaaaaaatctatctaatatctatctatctatctatctatctattatctatctatctaatatctatctatctatctatctatctcctatctatctatctatctatctatctatctatctaactttcTTCAAAAGATATAGTTATAATCtacaaaaatataaagttattactttataacTATATTccattactgatcctgaattacattacacagtattatactccagagttacactcactattctgctgttagaACATATATGATGTTTCtcatcctgtattgatcctgagttacatcctgtattatactccagagctgcactcactattctgctggtgcagtcactgtgtacatacattacttatcctgtactgatcctgagttacatcctgtgttatactgcagagctgcactcactattctgctggtagagccactgtgtacatacattacattacttatcctgtactgatcccgagttacatcctgtattatactccagagctgcactcactattctgctggtgcagtcactgtgtacatacattacattacttatcctgtactgatcctgaattacatcctgtattatactccagagctgcactcactattctgctggtggagtcactgtgtacatacatgacattacttatcctgtactgatcctgagttacatcctgtattatactccagagctgcactcactattctgctgtcgcagtcactatgtacatacattacattacttatcctgtattgatcctgagttacatccggtattatactccagagctgcactcactaatcttttggtgaagtcactgtgtacatatattacttatcctgtactgatcctgagttacattctgtgttatacttcagagctgcaatcactattctgctggtggtcactgtgtacatacattacttatcctgtactgatcctgagttacattctgtgttatacttcagagctgcaatcactattctgctggtgcagtcactgtgtacatacattacattacttatcctgtactgatcctgagttacatcctgtattatactccagagctgcactcactattctgctggtgcagtcactgtgtacatacattacattacttatcctgtactgatcccgagttatatcctgtattatactccagagctgcactcactattctgctggtgcagtcactttgtacatacattacattacttatcctgtactgatcctgaattacatcctgtattatactccagagctgtactcactattctgctggtgcagtcactatgtacatacattacattacttatccagtattgatcctgagttacatccggtattatactccagagctgcactccctaatcttttggtgaagtcactgtgtacatacattacttatcctgtactgatcctgagttacattctgtgttatacttcagagctgcaatcactattctgctggtgcagtcactgtgtacatatattacattacttatcctgtactgatcctgagttacatcctatattatactccagagctgcactcactattctgctggtggagtcactgtgtacatacattacattacttatccagtactgatcctgagttacatcctgtattatactccagagctgcactcagtattctgctggtgcagtcactgtgtacatacattagattacttatcctgtactgatcctgagttacatcctgtattacactccagagctgcaatcatatATCTTTTATCTCATATTTTGTGTCATCACTACTATAGTCACTTTGCGTGAATTTTTGAACTCGTGCCACAACAAGTTCTATTACCCAATATACAGTAAGGAAGTAAGTAAATGGAATATTTTGGGTAAAAATATAGAATGGAAAGGAATGATTCTGCAGAACATCTTCCCCTGGGTTTCATCTAAGTACAACACTAACATTGGTTGACAGTGTCTTTTGGTGGCGTCTTGTATGGTATACTGTACTGCAGTGATACAATGACTATAACAGACAATGCCTAATCCTCAGATCCATACAGTATGGTTGCCTTATTACACTGCCATAAATTAGCCTAATAATGCCATACAGTTATCTGAATGACAATGCTATATAATGCAAAAATAATATACTGGGTGATGCCACATGATGTCCATCTTTATTTTTTCACAAATTTCATTAAGAACCCCAAGTTCTCACCATGCAatttaaataaatacattattGCAACATGCTATCAACCACTGGATGGCCACAtatagacacatatagcataaataGTTCCCAACGCTCATcaagccaagaggaaaggtaaggaagaaCACATCTGCATGCAGCCCCTGGTGTGACTTCTTTAATTGAATGGCGGAAACCGCCCTGGCATCATCTTCATGTAAATCGTCTAGAGCCCCTCTTACTTCCTAAGAATAGACAAACTAATGAGAGCCGGTCTTAATTAATGTTCTTAATAGCAGTGATTACTGGTGTCCGCTCTTTATGTTCCTCATGTCTATGATATCCTGCTTTTCCTTGTCCAAATTGCTCATTTGTGCCGCACACCATTCCCGTCCTCAGAGCTGCCAGATTTTTCTTACATTTCTATTGCATTAAGTCCCATTATAAGAGATTACTTTGCAAATCCCTTCATAAAGGATAAGACACCAAGAAGGAGTCTGGGAAGTAAAGCTCTTTTTATGCACAGTGCATCAAAGTGGTCCCAATGCTCTGAAGACACAACCATTTCTCCAGCGTTGTCTGGCAGTTTTATAAAATATAGGTCTGTCAGACTCATAATAGATTCTTACGTTATTTGATTTGCAGTTCATCTTAGAGATGTTCATATTTTACAAGAATGTCAGTATCCTCGTTGGAGCCGATTCAGCTTCTGACAGGAGGATGTCTGCAAAATAATTTTATAACATTAATGATGTGCTACCAGGGTCTGTAAAAATGTTAATGAATGGCCTAATGCAAGGATAGACCACCAGATTGGACCTCCACTAATCATATTGTTAAGGTGGTGGTACAGGCCACCGTTGCTCCTCTCCAGCTAGTAGGCATAGCTGCCACTTTGCTCACCTGCATTATAGCTCCCAGCCTGAGGCCCTCTTTCCCTGCCTAGAGGCCCAGCTGCTGGAGTAACAGTGTCCTCCAATGCAGGCTGAGACCTTTCTGTCGGCAATGCCTCTCACTGCCAGTAGTGCACGAGCACTCTCTCGGGCTCTTAAAAGACTAGCGTGCGCACCCTAATCTTCCCCAGCCAATGATTGGTTACCTTGgagtacttaaggcaccttctcCTACGGTAagttgcctgagcaataggttctattACACTATTTTCCTGCAACGCTGTGTCTTCAGCTTGTTTGCCTGTTCGgtgtaccaacttctgcctgaCTTCTTGTTTTGACTGTTCACTGCCTTTTTTTTCCCGTACTGACcttgagctgcctgccctgacctcggactgTTTATCAATTTGCACATACTCTGTCTGTCCTTACTTCAGCCCGATCCCTTAGTGCATGCACCCGTATCTCTTGACCATCATGGGTTGACAGTCAAATGAACAGAGAGTAGTCGAAGAGGTAGAAGCCTGGTTTTTCCCCTGCCAGATCTTTGAACAGGGGTAAAAAGGTGAAGACCAGGAAGGAAGGCCACTTAGGTAACACCCTTAAGAGTAGCCCCAACTCAAATTTGTTCAAGGGACACAGCTGATCCACATCCACTTCTTTTCCCACATGAACAAAGGGGTTCCTTCGGCTTCAGCCAGACACAGAGCCACAGTTGACTGGTCTCGCCGATTTTTCATGGGATTGCCCCATGGAAAAGACCTCAAAATAAATGGGGCATATGCAAATTTGCATAAAAGTGGGTAATCATGAGATGAATTGTGGATGTTTTCAAGTCTATTGGGTGGGGCATAAAAGTGTCCCATGAATAAGGATGCAGATGTTGGAAGGTATGCACCTAGTGCATCTAAACATGATGCTGTGCCTGGTAAAAGCTAAACAAAATATTGTTCTCACAATCATTGAAGGACAGTTTTGTGTTTCTGACTATTGGACACTCACAAGAATGAAGGGGCCCTTCCATATTTACTAGCAACAGCACCACTAGTGGTGCAGGTTAGCCCAACTTAAGTGAATAGGAATGAGCTGGTGCACCAAAGGTGGTGCTGTGTGTGTGGTCAATTCTAAAGGGATCTTTGTTCTCATGACTGGTCTACTGGTAAGGTAGGCAGAGCACAAATAATTTTTGGGTGGTAGACAGGCCTGAATAAAGGGTAAGAAGGGTAAAATATTGTGTAAGACTTCTTCTttctacaagaaaaaaaaactgtttctctAGTGCAATCTACATGTGTAAATGGCCCTACCCCTCTAGGGTAATATAAAAGAGTAAATAACATGTAATGAGGCATCAACATGATATGTTAAACATATGAAGTGTAAATTGTCATATTATCCTGTCTTACATTTTTCAcctatttttcattttcttcctTCAGGTGATATGTGCAAATATAACAGGTGGTGGGAAACTTGGAAGTTTAAAATCAGGAGGCTCCATATCCACACTTAAGCATATATGGACAGAAAGTAACAAAGACTTGTCTATCAGTCGCCTCCTTTCACAGACTTTTCATGGTAAAGAAAACCAAACTTCCTTGGATATGAGATACGATACTCCAGAGCCGTACACAGAACAAGAACTCTGGGAATGGCTGAGGAACACGACAGATCTTCAGGGACCTCGTTCCAGGTCCAAAAGACGGCCAATTGTTAAGACGGGAAAGTTTAAGAAAATGTTTGGCTGGGGGGATTTCCATTCAAACATCAAAACTGTAAAGTTAAATTTGTTGATAACAGGGAAAATTGTGGACCATGGCAATGGAACCTTCAGTGTCTACTTTCGGCACAACTCTACCGGTCAAGGAAATGTCTCTGTGAGCTTAGTTCCGCCTACCAAAATAGTGGAATTTGACTTGGCTCAGCAATCGGTGATTGACGCTAAAGATTCCAAGTCCTTCAACTGTCGCATCGAATACGAAAAGGTCGACAAGGCTACCAAGAACACTCTTTGCAACTATGACCCTTCAAAAACATGCTACCAGGAGCAGACCCAAAGTCATGTATCTTGGTTATGCTCCAAGCCCTTCAAAGTGATCTGTATTTATATATCATTTTATAGTACAGATTATAAACTAGTACAAAAGGTGTGTCCCGATTACAACTATCACAGCGACACGCCCTACTTCCCTTCTGGTTGACAATAACATGTATGCAAGACTTACCTCTAAGGATAATAAAAGGTGACTGGGCTGGAACCGTATCCAAGAAAGTCCCATCAATTGCCTGGAATGTGtctacataaaaaaatgaaaataacaaaaaaaacttttatatggGAAACCTATCAGATGCTATCAACCTCCCCTGATCGTTCTGTATTCCACTGATTAGGTCTAAGTCCCCATGGATATGATGGgaacacacacaaacatacacATTGAAACATCGAATACATAACATTTTACAAAAAGATTTACATGGAACCAAAATGGATTAGCCATACTCTTTATTGATGCTTATTAGTATGGAAATTGCGCCCTCTTGCAACTTTATCCCAGGAAGTATTGCCTGGAACCCTATCTAAGAAAGTCCTATTAATTGCCCGGATTGTGTCTAAATAACAactgatgaaaaaatatataaaaaataacaaaaaaacgttTACATTGGAAATGTATAAGacctccccatctgtgctgtatTCCATAGATTAGGTCTAAGTCACCATGGATATAATGGGAccacatacacacagacacataCACTTTGAAATGTTGAATACATaacatttcacacaaaaaaagatttacaaagaAGGACCCAAAAAGGATTAGCCATACTCATTATTGAAGCTCATTAGTATGGAAATTGCGCCCTCTTACAACTTTATCCCAGGAGGTATTGCTTATACTAGATGATAATAAGTCTAAATTTAACAATCTAGGACATTGTATCTACAAAGAAATGTTTAGGTGTGTGCCATCAGGAAGGATCCTCCAGGT
This sequence is a window from Bufo gargarizans isolate SCDJY-AF-19 chromosome 5, ASM1485885v1, whole genome shotgun sequence. Protein-coding genes within it:
- the NXPH1 gene encoding neurexophilin-1; this translates as MAEMSDLKRCNKSPKKQQPNSWFDRECKDLRKVVVQATVAPLQLVICANITGGGKLGSLKSGGSISTLKHIWTESNKDLSISRLLSQTFHGKENQTSLDMRYDTPEPYTEQELWEWLRNTTDLQGPRSRSKRRPIVKTGKFKKMFGWGDFHSNIKTVKLNLLITGKIVDHGNGTFSVYFRHNSTGQGNVSVSLVPPTKIVEFDLAQQSVIDAKDSKSFNCRIEYEKVDKATKNTLCNYDPSKTCYQEQTQSHVSWLCSKPFKVICIYISFYSTDYKLVQKVCPDYNYHSDTPYFPSG